The nucleotide window TCCAAtctgaccgctagcctgggaacttccacatgctgcaggtgcaaccctgaaaaaaagacaaaaaattaaaaatataaataaataaaaaataaaaaaatcttgaaaaaaagaaattggttttggaaaagaagagacaaaaactCCTTAGCTTATTTTGGTTTTGAAACTGTTGAGTTTGAGGTGCCCAGGAGACCTCACAAGGAAGGTGTCAGGTAGGCAATTAgaaatacatcattttaaaaattgttttatttatttatttattttttgctttttagggctacacttggtggcatatggagtccaggggtccaatcagagctacagctgccagcctacgccagagtcacagccatgccagatcgtagccaccacagcttacagcaatgtcagatccttcacccacagagcaaggccagggattgaacttgcaacctcatagttcctggtcagattcatttctgctgcgccacaatgggaactcccatacttcaTTTTTATAATCATATGCATGATTATCACCTTCAGGAAGAATGTCCTGGCCCCAAACCCTGCCGATGGGGAATTTGTGGCCTGGGCatgtcctttcctctcttttgagCCCCTTTGTTCCCTTGTCTAATAGCTGTTGGACTTGACCTGTGAGGCTCTGATTTGTGATCAGTAAGGGTTTGTGGAAGTTATTGAGTTGACCCACCTGAGTGGAGAAgtcacttttactttttaaacactGAGAGTTCTAGACTTGTGACTCATGGGAGCAGTGGAATCTGGAAGGGGCTCTGagtgtggcttttctgggctGAGGGGAAGCAGAGGtcctggggtgagggtggagggaagCACATTGAGAATGGAGGGTGAGGTATGCTCTGTGAAGCACCTACTGACAatgctccttcctctctctctagcCTCACCTGAGTCACCTTCCCTGCTGTTCCCTGGCTCCAGGCCCTGGACTTGGGCTCCTTCTTCACGTCCCACCCAGTCTGTCTTGGATGCTGGCAGGGCAGTGGCAGAGAGCTCACTTGGACTCAGTGGCTGGATGCCCAGCCCTTCACCTGTGCCCATCTCCTGAATCTATAGCTAATGTAAAAATCTGCCACATCATGCTGGCTGGCAGGTCCTATGGCTTCTGGTTGAGAGCTCTTTTGTCCTGTGCCACCCCATTAAAGGGCAGTTTCCTCTGACCATTCTGAATGTGTTGTTTGGGGAACCTCTGCCCGCATTCAGCTCCCCCGTCATTGTTCAAGGGGAAAGCGGGGTAGGAAGCACATACACTCCTTAGTTCTGTAGTCTCCCGCTCCCCTCTCCTATCATTAAATGAGTGGCTTCATCCCAGAGCAAGAGGAAGAAGTATTCTCCCCTGTAATTCTTTGATTTTCCACACAACTTCAGCCTCATACTTGAGGTGAGGTGAAGTGCGCACATTCTTCAAAGGACGAGAATCTGTTTCACCTCTCTCTTAGGACGGTGTGAGGATCCTGAGCTGTTCTGGGGCACCTAGCTTTGAGCCAGGGTGGGTGGAGGTTGCTGGCCTTACTCTTAGGCGCCCAGGACCATCTCAGACCAGTCTCGGCGAGCCCTTTCCTCAGCAGGGCTGGTTGGAGCGGCGTCCAGTGTTTCCTTGTTCTCGCGAGGCGGGGCGCAGGGACTCTGGGGCAGGTCTGGCCGGATGCTGGCGGGTGGGGCCGGGTTTGTTGGGCCCCGCCCCTGTGCCCTGAAACTTTTCGTCCCCGAGGGCGGGGCCCGTGCGTGGTGACCTCACGACGCCAATCCCTCCGGGTGTCTCTGCGCAGGCGCGACATGGGCGGAGGTTACCGCTGGTATCCGCAGGATCTTCTCTGGCTGTGTGAGGTAGGGGCGGGCCCGGGCGGGGAGCCGCCGGCTTGGCGGCCGGGGTGGTGTACGGCCGGCCGCGCACCTCACGGGGTTCTCCTCATGCAGAACATGGGCGCTCAGCTGAGCAGCGGCTTGGGCACCGCGGAGCCGGCGCAGCCCCAGCccgagccccagccccagccccagcccgagctccagccccagcccgcGGCGCCTGAGGGCCCTGGACAGCCCCAGCCCGAGCCCAGCCCCTGGGGGCCGCTGGACGACGTGCGCTTCCTCATAGCCTGCACCTCCTGGTACTGACTCGCCGCCTCCTGTCGTCTGGCTCGCCTCGCCTGGTCAGGCCCCTCTCAGGTCCTTGTCTTTCCTCACCTTCCCCCCACCTCGGAGACTTGCGGAGAGTCGAGTCGGGGGACTGGAGGGGACTGGAAGGAAGCTTCTGCAGCCTCGCCATGGGGCACAGTCTTGTCTCTGGCCCCTTCTGCTACCCTGAATTTGTTCGCTTTTCAGCCTGCACCCAAACCCGCAAAGACCTTCGTGCACATCCTCACTCCACAGTCTCTCCACACGACTGCGTCCTGGTTAGCCTTTCCCTTCACTGGCAGCCAGAATCAGGCCAGGGCTCTTGGTATGAAGACCCCAAGGCTGCTGACCTAATCTCACCCTTTCTGTCCCTTATTGCCAAGAACTGGGCTCTTGCTTTTGTCCCTGGTTGTAGCACCATGCGCCTTGACTTCGGAAAAGACCTTGTGACCCTGACCCTACCCCATGTGTCTCCTGGGGGAAGTTGCTCCACCATCCTGGGTGCCACCCTGGCATTATCAGGCTGTATTCCTGGGACCCCAGTAACAGAGGGCCTCCAGGGCCAGCCTTTTGGAGAGAGGGTGCATTTCATTTTTAGGCTGGCAGATGACATGTGTGGGGTAGCTCCCAAACTCCCCAAAGTGCCCTGACTCTCAGAAGTTTCTTAAGTCCACTCTCAGAACCCTGATCCTTGTTCCCACATCCCAGGGAAACGACATactctgtatttttgttttatttagaaatgatttaaaaaacattatacaAAGGCTGATCAGTTTAAAATGTGACTGACACTGAAATGCTGTGATGTTCCCCAGACTGAGGGGAAGCTGGGCTCTGGGGCCCCCAGTGCTTTGCCCCTCTGTCTGTCTGCCCTGTCCTGGGATGATGGACAAACAGATGACTACATGGCAGGAGAATCCATGATTGGAAGCCTCCAGGCTGAGCCCTTCTGGGCCTGGCCCTGCATCCCTCACATCTGCAGCCTGGGCTGCCTGCCTCCATCTCCTGCTCTTTTCTCAGCTGACCTCAGTAGTACCAGGAGCCAGTGGGGAGCCTGGGGGACCTAGAACTTTCAAGAAGTGAGAGCACCAACCTGAGGAGTGGAGAGGGaccaggaaggggagaagggaggccAAGAAAAGATGGATAAAAGAGACACTTCTGATCTCATCTTGGACCTTAGAGGGGTCCACGGGTGGGGACCCAAGGCCCAGCTGGCTCACTGGATGGCCAGGGCAAGTAACAGCCTCTCTGTGCTGCATTTGAGGGCACAGTGAGAGTTAGCCCTGGCTCCCAGGGCCTACATGAGTTACATGTGAGTGAACAGGGGTGAGCTAATAAAGTGCTTTGCAAAGTATAAAACACTGTACAAACCTATGAATCACTAATATCTCTGCAGTTGTTCCCCACCCGCCCCAGGGAGCCCGCCCTTggccaaaatgagaaaaaaaaaccagaaggatGATGACAGGGAACACAGTGGACCCATATAGGTGCCTCTGGGACAAGAGAGATTTTGCTCAAGACAGCTCCCAGAGTCCCTGTCTGCTACAGGTTAAGTGGACCCAAAGCCCAGAGGCAGCAGGGTGGGGACAAGGCCCATGTAGGCTCAGAGGCCCTGCCAGCACCCTGAAGACTGACACCTCCTCTTGGATTTGGCAGAGAGCCAGTAGACATCGTTGAACCCCCAATCTTGGCTACAGCTCCTTAGTGACACACAGGGCTGCCTCTTACCAGGTTGGAGTGAGGCAAGTTGAGCCCTAGGAATTCCTACCAGAGACAGTGAAGGCCAGGCCCCTAGGCTTGGGGCCTTTATCAGTTGAAGGTGCCCTTTTCCAAATAGCAATGCAGGATGATGGGCCCAAAGAGCTGGGTTAGGAAGGGCTGAGCTCATGGTATAAACACTGCTTCTGGGCTGAGGGATTGAGTTGGTGTTAGGGTAGCTAGTGGTGTGGGCTTGAGCACTTCAGAAGGCTGCCCTGGGCCCCTTATGCCAAGGCCATGAGAGTGTTGGCCTGGAGCCATTTCTTTCTCACCTAAACTAGTCAGGCTGAGCCCTGAGGCCACAAGCCACCAGCTGGAGCAGGGATGGGGACTGGGGAAATGGGGAGGGACAGGAGAGTGGACAGCTACACACTCAAATCAGCCTCCTGAGGTGAGGTCAGCTCCTGCTCCAGCCCTAATTTAGCCTCAGTAGCAGGGCTCAGCTCCTGGGTGTCTGGGCACTAGAATGGCCTTAACAGCACCTTGGTCCTTATCGTTGGGGGGAAGGGCTGGCCTCATCACCAAGACAGTCACCTCTAATTCACCTAAAGCCTCAAGCAGCCTTTGCAGAATGGGACTTTAAACAATAGTGACGGGACATTGAAATATTCACGATGTGACAGCTGGGTCCTTTAAGACCCAGCTGGGCCACAgccctgcctgcagcatgtgacCCTAAATCCTGGGTCTCAGAGGAGACCCTGACGCGTGGAGCAGGTTTCCTgagggatctgctgttgccagcAGGGAAACCCAGGCTCGTTGCCCACTGTGTCTGCAGCAGGGGTCCTGTAGCATTGGAGGAcagtggggtggggttgggaggaCATCTGACCAGCAGGTGTTGGCAATGAGGGACCAGGACTGGTGGCATCTCCCAAATGGGGCTGGGAGCACTAGTGCTGGCTTCCCACAGAAGGTGCTGGGTCCAGCCAGGTAGGAGCTGTGGTGCCTCAAGGACTCAGTGACTGCAGGGCCTCCTCCTGGCATGGTCCCTGCCTCTTGATGGGGCCTGGCCTATTCCCTTGAGTAGGGAGCAGTTTACCCAGGACAGAAGGCTGGCAACTGGGTGCCAGACACCCACCCTGGGGCACAGCCGCCAACACTCCCTGCCCCACGCTCAGCCTAGGCCCACGTACTACCGCTTCAGCTacatgacccctagcctagggccCTGCTGGCCCTGGTGAGCAGTGGCCAGAGCTGCCTCTCAGACCCTGGTGAGGAAGGGCCTGGCTGGCCAGACCGAGTGGACAGAGGGCCCCGGGCTGCTCACACCCACTCCTGGACTGGCCGCTTATAGTAGGTGACAGGTTGAGGGCCTGCCTTGTTCTTGAACTGGAAgatggtgtagaccagcaccaggatgcagaggGACAGGATGCAGGGGATGACCACAGCCACCGCATTCACAGAGCCTGGCACGTCATTGATGGTCACCATGATGTCCACGTCGTCCTGGGGCAGCCGCCGCTCCTTGCGCCGCTCCACCTCCTTCTGGTTGCAGCCCATCCAGTCACGCAGGATGTTGCGTGGGTAACCTGGCTCCACACTCAGTTTCTGGTTGTCAAATTTCCAGTAGTCCCGGCCCTTGTAGAAGTAGGTATAATCTGCAGAAACACAGCCCAGCATCACCACTCCAGACACTTCCCTGCACCCACTCTGGGTCAGCATGAGAGGGCATAGGGTTCTGTGGCAGTGTGGAGGAGGGGCGTCTCTCCCACCCTGGAGGAGCAAAGAGAGGCTCTGAAACAGGTGGGCACATAGGGTGGTGGGAAGCAGGCAGTGCTTGGCACATCCTGCAAATAGTGTGGCTGGTCATGGAGTGTGACCTGGCCAGCTGCAGAGAGGCACCCAGGACTTGGAGCAGCCCACCCTGTCCTCTCAAAGGTGCTGGGAAGCCACAGACAGGACCCTTCTCAGCCTGGGGTCAAAGGTCTGTCATACTGTGCCcataacacccccccccccccaccacctaAGTCAGATCAAGCCAACTTAGAGCTTGGCTGACACTGTCTCCATAGCTCCAGGGCTGAGCCAGCTCCTGAGCCAAGGGAGGCTAGGAGCAAGATTTCTCCTGTCATCAGTGGACACCACCTCTTTGCAGTTATCACAGCTTTTTTTGGCTTGGCACATGTGACTTCACAACATGGATTGCTGAGTCGCTGGGAccctgctggggggaggggctaaAAGGAAAGGAGGCAGCAGGGCTTGGCAGCCACCACAAGGCTCCCCGCAGTAGCCTTATCGGCCCAGCCAGTCCACTGATGTAAAGTGAATCAGTCTGACTCTCC belongs to Phacochoerus africanus isolate WHEZ1 chromosome 3, ROS_Pafr_v1, whole genome shotgun sequence and includes:
- the MMP24OS gene encoding protein MMP24OS codes for the protein MGGGYRWYPQDLLWLCENMGAQLSSGLGTAEPAQPQPEPQPQPQPELQPQPAAPEGPGQPQPEPSPWGPLDDVRFLIACTSWY